TTGGATATATGAGCGGTGTCCCTCTACTACAGAGTGatcttttgatcttttctttttttcactttCCCACCTAAAATTGACCTCTTTGATTAGGAGATGACATTTGATGTCCAGAGATACACATCTACACACTAATGAGCAAGACTAACAGAAACCTCTCCTTATCTTTTTTGGTCTTGGCATCGAGCACACATCAGATCCACCTCCCATCTCCTCTCCTTGACACTTTTTTTACGAGAGAATAAATACCCCAGAACCAAGATCAGACCTGACCAGACCACGATTGGACTGAAAATGGTTCCTCTCAGGTCATCGCTGTTAGATGACAGTGAATGGTATTGGATATTGCCAAATGGTGCTGGGGTCAGCGGGTAGCGTCAAGTTTTGAGACACACGCGACGGGAAAACGGCCCCAACGTTACATTTGACGAGAAATGCTGGGGAATGTGAACAATCATATGGTGAATGGTGATGATCATTGACCTTCAAGGGATCCCCTGCTCAAACATGCAATGACTGAAACCGGATTTGTTGCCCCGGTCCAACCCCTGCCTCACCCGAAGACGTTCAAGGTGGCCAACGCGCCAACATATGATGTGAGATCTCGGTCAAGAAGATTAACCGAATATATTCCAACTACACAAGGGCGGAGCATCGACTTGACTCCGGCatgggaggaaaaaaaaaaacatacaatgTGAATTTGCCCTCGTGGCGAATTCCACCGGAAACGCTCTCTGGGAAATTTTCCACCTCACCGGCAATCTCCGACTGGAAATCTCAATGTGATTTGACAACACGAAGTGGACTCGGACTGGCCCTTCCAGAAATCCCCAGATGCCAAGATGCAAGACCTGTTTATTCGCTGCTCTAATTGACCCAAACCTGATACAAGTCCACTCCGTTCTTGGCGTTTTTGCTTGGCTATTCGCCTCTTCGTGCCGTCTGGTTGCATTCGTGGGTCATTTTCCTCTAGTTCAGCCATTCGCAGTAGGACGATAACTACTGCCGATCGCATCCACGGTCGACCCGCGCACAATGGCCTATGTTCGACCTTCTCAGATGAACCTTAGTGGTACAGGGGCATGGGGGATGGCGTGCAtgttgaaatttttttttttaattccttctttttttaatttttttttaatttgcTCGACAGTGCTCCGGTCCCGCTCAGCAGAGGTTGTTGAGGAAGGAAAAATTGCATATATAGCATTATTCAcaccctttcttttttggccTATTTCTCTACTCTGATTGTTAGTTTTTCTTGCCCTCTTGACAGAGAAGGCACCATCTGGTCTTATAGCCATGGCGTCCACAGACCGTGAGATTGATACTACTGCGTAAGTATCATTTTGTCTGGAAAAGCCCAGAGCGCAGCTAATACTAGCTTTAGAGCTCCATCCTACGATAGCGAGGAGGTCACCCAGCACGTCGTCTTGAATGAAAAGGCTATGGATGCCGATTTGGAGAAGGAGAATCAGATCACCCCGGATGGCGGCGAACCCACCATCTTGGAGAAGACTTCCTTGCGCCATGTCGCAGAGAACCTGCCCCTCTCCGCCTGGCTGGTGGCTGTCGTCGAGCTGTGCGAGCGTTTCACCTACTACGGCATGTCCGGTCTGTTCCAGAACTACGTCCAGCGACCTCGGGATGGTAGCGAGGGACGTGGCGCGCTCGGTATGGATCACCAAGGTGCCACCGGTCTTACGACCTTTTTCCAGTTCTGGTGTTATGTTACCCCTATCCTCGGTGCCATCGTCGCCGATCAATATCTCGGCAAGTACAAGACTATTGTGCTGTTCTGTATGGTCTATATGGTTGGTCtgctcatcctcgtctgCACCTCCATCCCCTCTGCCCTGGATCACGGTGCGGGTCTTGGTGGCTTCGTTGTCGCCATATTGATCATTGGCCTTGGTACCGGTGGTATCAAGAGTAACGTGGCTCCTTTGATTGCGGATCAGTACAAGCGGAAAAAGATGGCTATCACCACCACCAAAAAGGGCGAACGCGTGGTAATCGACCCGGCCCTGACCATCCAGCGTATCTACATGATCTTTTACGGATGCATCAACCTCGGTTCGCTATCCCTTCTCGCCACTCCTTACATGGAATTGTACATCGACTTTTGGCCCGCCTACCTTCTTTGTCTCTGCATGTTCATGGTCGGTACCGTGGTGATTGTTCTCGGCCGCAAGTACTACGTCGTTCGCCCACCCCAGGGCTCCATCATCACCAACGCTTTCCGCGCCCTTTGGATTATGATCAAGAATCGCAACACGGATGCTCCCAAGCCCTCCTGGCAGAACGAGCACAATGGTGTGTCGGCTGTCGACTGGGACGACCACTTTATCGATGAGCTGAAGCGTGCCCTGGTCGCGTGCCGCGTCTTTGCCTTCTATCCGATCTACTGGGTCGTCTATGGACAATTCTCCGGCAACTTCGTAACCCAAGCCGGCCAGATGGAAGGCCACGGCATTCCCAACGATCTAATGCAGAACTTTGATCCCATCTCCATCATCGTCTTCATTCCCATTCTTGAATCCTGTATCTACCCCCTGATGCGCCGCATGAAGATCCCCTTCCCCCCCATCACCCGTATCTCCCTTGGCTTCATCGTCGCCTCGCTTGCCATGATGTACGCCGCCATCGTGCAACACCTGATCTACTCCGCCGGCCCCTGCTACGGCCACCCTCTGTGCGCGGCCTCCGAGGTCGATGGCTCAGCCCAAGGCAACAGGGTGCACATCGCCATTCAAACCCCGGCCTATGTCTTCATCGGTTTGTCTGAGATTTTCGCCTCCGTCTCCGGTCTCGAGTACGCCTACACCAAGGCGCCACCCAGCATGAAGTCCTTCGTGCAGTCGATGTTCCTCCTCACGAACGCGTTTGGATCTGCTCTCGCCGAAGCCCTCACCCCCGCCGCCTTTGATCCCGCCATCATGTGGATGTTCGCCGGTCTTGCCTGTGCATCCTTCTTGTGTGGTTTCATCTTCTACGCCCTCTTCCGTCACCTGAATGCAAAGGAAGACGACATGAACGCCCTTGATGTCGAGGACAACGAGCCAGAAGCTCCGCTCGGTACGGAACCGCGCCAGTCCAAGCCCGAATAAGCATTGTCACTGGTATTTGTGTCATCCTTTGTTTTTGTTGTTCTTTTTGCATTGGCTTTGCAAGTTTCTCTACACTGGGattgtcctttttttttaattcccCAATTGCTTGCATCAGAGCAGGACCCTCTGTGTTCTATAACTGCTGTGCAGCTCATGAGACGTGGCATGATGTGATGCTTTAATTTACCTGTAGTATATATAACTCATAAAGATAAATGAAAATATTCAAATTAATCTGTTCCAGGCTCACCAGCACTTTTGTACCTAGTTTTAGTGTCCCTTTATCCGATCACACATTGTTACGAGTTGGTATCTCTTATTTAGCTACATCAAGGGCGTTCATGTCGTCTTCCTTTGCATTCAGGTGACGGAAGAGGGCGTAGAAGATGAAACCACGCAAGAAGGATGCACAGGTAGATGTAGTGATCGAGACACCCGACGGTGAAGGCGACAAAGCCAGCGAACCCTTGAGATGGAATCGGGTTCAAGGACTCCAAAGACTCGGATCCTGCCCAATACTTCTCTAGATCGGGCAATTGCCCAAAGTTCTCATCAATTGGAGGGCCGGGAGTGACCTCTCCGTTCGTGGGTGTCAATCCCCCGACGTAACCATCCCAGGGGTGCGCATGAAGCTCGATCAGATAGTCCGTCATTTGGTGGACCATTTTAGTGCGGACCTCTACGGACAGCGTATGGTAAATCTGATCAATACTCTTCCCGGGAGCCTTTTCGAGCAGCGAGAATTCATGACCGATAATGTTCTTATCGGTCTCATCATAGCGAATGATGGCGGGGATGGGAATGCTAGTATTTTGACGGACCCCGGCCATGACTCCGACGTTGGGTCGAGGTTTTCTCTCATCGTGCCATTAAAGAAGATTGGATCTTGGGCCAATCCATGAGTGCTAAGCCGCCGTACGGACCGAGGAATGGTACTCAGATCGATGGCGTCTATGCTGATTTGCCCTTTGGTAATAGGGGTGAGGTCCATCAGCGCCGCAATGATGGTCGATTTGCTTTTACGCTCTGGGTGAACTTACTAGTTCGACCTTGAATACTAATTTTTGCTCCTGAAAGCACGTCTAGACTAAAAACCTTGTAGCGAAGGTGTGTCTCTTTGAGCATAAGTAACTGTGACATCGGAAAACAAATTCCCCTCAGAAGGCCAGATTGTATGAAGTGTTGCACGTAAGGATGGATCAGCCTCCTGATCAATACCATGAAGATAATGGGCGAGACGCTCGAGTGAGATCATCTCTACCTCTAGATTGATCAGTGCCCAGAGGAAAGTGTCTAGATGTGTTGAAATTGTCATCACTGAGCTCAATATAAGACCAGCTTGTACGATGCTTAGTAAAACCCGTGGTGGAAAGAAGACAGGTACTTCCGAGGAGGAAGACTGAGATAAGTTCGACACAGAGAGTCACCCAAGTTTCGAGGGAGTCTCGAACACCAATTCCCGCCATGGCGAGAGTAAGGGCTTCCTGGTACCTTGATTCAACTGGGCCTCCCGCTGCATACACGCGGGTGAAAGGTCGATCAGACCTGGTGTCGCTAAGAACGGGTGCGCAAGTCAGCTCGGGAATACTGGGAATGAGTGAGCCACGAACAGCCGTTAGAGGATACTTTGGCTCATTTCCAGAGTTCCAGTAGCCCCAAAAGACCAGCAAAGCTGAGTGTTCAGTTCGCATTCCATGACTGAAGCGGTCTACCGACAGAAATCAAAGGTCAAAGGATTGAATGTAGACCTATAGACGCTCTTTCGCGTGGAAGTCATTACGATCTCATCGTCCACGTTGAAGTTGTTTCTCGCCCACCCCGCGTCGGTTTTAAGTATCGCACGACCGTGTTGTTGATCAAAATGCTCTTCGAGATCTAACTGAGTAATTTACAAACACGATGGAGTATATTTGCGGCAACCAAAACAAGCTTGAAGCTTCAGGCTCGCTGTCACCTCGGCAACCTGAAAATGAAGAACAAGCATCCACGCCAGTCGAAAATCATGCCGGGGCATTCTAACAAGAAATCTTATGGAAGGAACTCTGCTGATAAAGATTCGCGCTCATGGTCGAAAGGACACCGACGCACACCTTGAGAGACTGTTGGCGGTCTATGGTGAATCTATTCAAGTTATCACTACACTAGACGAAAGTGGAAGCTTTGATATTAACCAACCATTGTCATCTCTCCAGCTCTTGAGCGAAAACCAGTGGCAAGCCCTCAAACATTTCAGCCAGGGGTCATCTTTTCCAGTAGACCATGAATGTACATCATGGCAGCTTCTCCGTCGCATAGTCGCAACAGTTCCCCGGAAGATTGCTCTCGAATACCACGATCGCCAGTCCACCCAAAGCCTGACCTACGAACAATTGAAAAGTCACGCTGAGATGACCGCAGCACGTCCTGCCACTGCTGTGGTTCAGCGTACAACGCAAATATGTCTCTATCTCGATGAATCAATTTCACTGGTGGCTTCAATCTTTTCAGCACACCGAATGGATTGTTCATACGTCCCATTGGACCTCGAGAGCCCCAGGAACCGCCTGGAACGGCTATTTGCGGAGATTCAACCATCCGCAATCATCACCAGCATGGAACTTTGTGGTCAGCTGCGCAACGGGTTATTTACCAGCGCCGACCATTTTGGAGAGCTCACTATTCCAACAGCATCACCACCTCTACCACCGTCAACGGCAGGATTGGACGATCTTGCAACTATTTCTATTCACTAACGGCACCACTAGAGGCCCAAAGGAGTAGCCATGCCTCATCGCCAGGTAGTTGGATTCGGAGTCATGATGGCACACGCACTGAACTACACTCCTTAGGATCGAATTTTCTTGTTTGCCCGGTCAAGATTTGACATGTCCCAAAGTGACATATTTGGTTGCATCTTTGCAGGGGCAACATTGGTCATGACATCTCACGTAGAGGCAATGTCTCGCTTTTCCATGCTGCTCAAAAATCATGCCATCATCACAATCAGTGTTACACCTTCGGTTTCATCGGGAGACCAGCAATTGGCATGTCTGTGTACATTTTAGATGAGAATTTGCGCCTCGCCTCAATAGGTGCTCGTGGAATGATATGGGTCGCTGGCCGTCAATTGTCTTGTGGATATTTCGGTCGCCCCGATCTGACAGCCACAGCATTCCGCCAAAATCCATTTCGTCAAGGGTTGATGTATAGAACCGGTATGTATTTGGAATGAACCATTTCCCAATTGATTTTGATCAACCACAATGGTCTGACACACTTGTACTAACATTTTTCTGTTTCTAGGCGATTTAGGGATGTGGTCAGATTTGGGAgaccttcttttcttctcgcGACAGGATCGTCAAGTCAAAATCAACGGACGTCGAGTGGAGTTGGATGAAATAGAACGTTTCATCTACCTCTGAAACCCAAGTAGCCACTGTGCTGCATACTCAATCAACCGGTAAGACGGCATAAGTGGTATTCTACTCAAATCAAACCTCAAGGGATGCAAAGGTGCGGGTGGTCTCGTTGTCACCTGTCTCTTCTCGATTGGCAGTCCAAGCCCAGCGGAATCTTTCCGCAGATTTCATTCCGCAGCGTATCGTAGGGCTTTCCTGTTTACCTCTAACTGCGAGCAACAAAGTTGACTACCGGCGCCTTCTCCTGCTAGCTAAAGATGTGTCTACTGATCAAACTTCTGCGGCATATATCGCAGAAGAAGTGGTCACTTCAAGCCTACTTCCCGACGACAGATTGGAGGCTGCCCTAACAGAATCATTAATTTCATTCCCAAACATCACTCCGCTATACAACCAAGGTTCCAAGCGCATTcagcttttgcttctttttgcCGTGACGAGGGTGTCTATTCAATATCGCAGCTTAGCCCAGCACTTGCGCTTATATGAAGTGATTGGAGTGGACAACATCCAGATCGACCAACCCAGTGCGTACTCGTGCATAAGTGCCATGGTGAGAGATCACGCAGCACTGATTCGTCGCAAGCAGCCTCGAGGTCCCTCCAATGAATGTGGCTTCTCGTTTGGCGGGCTTGTCGCGTGGTCTGTGGCAGCCCACCTAGAAAAGGAAGGAGAAACAGTTCGACTTATCCCACTAGACTCTGAAGCCCTTGTGACTATGTTGTTGCATCATTAGGCTAGATCGGGCAGTGAGACTTCTCTTAACATTCTAAGAAGAATCTCCAAAAAGGCATCCGGATTACCGTTCTACCTACGTCCTGAACATGTACATCGTTGATGCCTAACATGAGGCTCATGGACCCTTTCAAACGTCCTGATTGGCCAAGTTTCATCGTTTTTTTCAGTCTTCAGCTCTTGGAGATTCCCCTACGCATACTATTTCCGACTTGCCTCCCTGGCAGCATTGGATGGGACTGGAATATGTTCCTATTGAAATAGTTACATATGTCTTTCATCGTCCATTATAATCATGACGTGCAGACTCGCGTTGCCACAGACCCTTGGTTAAGTACTGGCTACTTCTTTAAAGGTGGGTTCTTCCTAAGAAAGCCAAGTACCCAGTACTCCGTCCCTTGGAAAATAGATCCCACCATGCCGATCCACTTTGGGCCAATCACGATCTAACTGTGTCTTAAATAGAACAGACTCAGCCACACTGAATGGTCAATCTTAGCGGACTCCATCAAATCGCAAGGTTGTatccgtacttcgtactaATGTAGGAACAACGGTGCACTGTCCACTCTGTAGGAAATTATTAAAAAAGGGGACCCCTAAGAAAATCGTAAATTTGAAGACCCATGAAACTTATGAAACCCACGAAACCCCATCAAACCCCAAGCTCATTTAATTCCAACGAAATTAATGCTAAATTTTGCTTTTCAGCGCGACTAACACCCGGACCTTATTGGCTTTGCTGCTCTGACACCGCCAGCGCTTCTGCCGTATCCTCCACTTCTCCCGTCTCACCCTTCCCTCCTTCATCCCTCCCCCCCTTCTATCATAGTCTTGTTTCACGGCTTTGAGAACTTGAGAATCTGCACATCATGAGTGTGAGTGAATCAATGGCAACCTCTTTGATTACCTGAATGTGCTTTCTGACGCGACTTCCCCTAGTACCAGAGCTTAGGGGATTCTAACGCAGGCGGCTACGGCCAGTACAACCCATACGGAAGTCAACAGCAGAACAATCCCTATCAGGACGAGGAACAACAGCAGGGCTATGGATACGGTGCTGGTTATAACCAGGCTGGTGCCGCGGAGCAGGGAAATGGTGGCTATGGTATGCTGACCCGATAACCGCGCAACCTTGCATCGACTCTAATTCCCCGACAGAGATGTCCAACGTCAACCAAGCCTCATCTGGCGGTCCAACTGcgattttgaacaagtgcAAGGAGTTAAACGAGGGCATCAACGAGCTGACCAAGAAGCGCGAGACACAATTGATCGCTGCCCAAAAAGCTCTTTTGGACTCGAGCACCGGCAAGGAAGACCAGTCCTCGCGCCAAGCACTCGACTACATTGAAGATGAGATCAATACTGCGCTGCGCTACCTGCGCGATCAGTTCAAGCGCATCAAGGAGACTCCCGGATCTGGCGACTCGCGTGTGCAGGGCCAGGTCGAGAACGTTAGCCGCAACCTGCGTCGTGAGATTGAGCAATACCAGCGCACACAGAGCGACTTCCAGAAGCGTCTGGAAGAGCAAGTGCGCCGCAGATTCGAGATTGCCAACCCCGACGCTACTCCCGAGGAGTTAGAACAGGGTGTGCAGAATGTTCTCATGGGACAGGAGCAGAGCTTTGTTGTATGTCTTGCCCGAGTCAAATCTTCCTTGGTGGTCTATGGCTAATATTTGAGGAATAGGTTCCCGGTACTCGCACTCGCCAGGCCAACGATGCCCGTCAGGCTACTCTGCAGCGTTCCGCCGCCATCCGCAAGATCGAGCAGGATTTGATCGAACTGAGCCACCTGTACAATGAGGTCGCAGAGCTGGTGCAACAGCAGGAGCCTGCAGTCCAACAAATTCAACAGGGAGCCGAAGAGACACACCGCAACGTCGAGCAGGCCAACACCAAGCTTGACAGCGCTATCGAGAGTGCCAAGAACGCTAGGCGCTGGAAGTGGTATGCATTGCTTGTCATCCGTGAGTATTTACTTGCCTACCCAACATTATGAGGCCGATTCGCTAATCTAGTTATCCAGTTATCATTATTGGTATTGTCGTCGGCGTGGCCGTCGGTGTCACCAGCAGcaacaagaacaagaactGATCTGTTTGTTGCACTACATCTCCTTCCTTCCTCCTCTATGTACGACCTTTCCCGGGGATTGACGCATCTCCGCATTTTCCCATTTGTCTTTGTCCCCTCGTTATACCACCCTTTCGCATTTCCTTGTGTAAAAGCAATGTCTACCAACTCCTGttttctttgtgtctttgCCCACTCGCTGTACCTGCGTGTTTTGGTACAGCTGCTCGCCTAACATGCGATGGCCCTTGATGATTGTCACTTCTTGGCTCGTGATGTCGCGGCGCATGGATGTATATACTAGATTGTTGCTTTCCTCGGCCCCTTGTTTGGCGCTAGAACCTATGTAATACTGTCTAATAATTGATCCCTTCACTCACGAATCTGATATATACCACTGTAGCTGAGTATCGGAACCGCAGGCGCCTTGTGCAGTATGATGTGGTGCATTTCGAGTCATCGTCTGGGGGTATCTGACTTGACAAGACTCATTTCAGAATAACGAGCACCTGAGCGCCCTTACAATCCGTTCTCTatgccttcttcttcatttcctTCTCGCGCTGGTCCTCTGCAGgtgtcttcgtcttcaactGCAGTGCGTGTAGTCCACCCTCACGAGCCATCTCTTCCTTGAACAATGCGTAGACCATGCGATGCCGAGCGGGTTGCATCTTCGATTCGAAGGAATCAGAGACGATTGTCACACTGCGAGAGATTAGATGCTCGCTAGTACACCGTGTCTGTTCATTGGTGGGGGGACGAACTGGAAATGCGTCTCCTTCGACACCGACCCTTCCATTGCAGCGTGGTGCGCATGAAGGTGAGAGTCATTCCGGATCTCGAGTTTCGAAGGTGTGAAGGCGTGAACGATCTATAGAAAGAGGGGAGAGGTATGAGCAATGGCAGTCAACAACATGGAATCGTGGCTCGCCTTATCGCGCATGACATCCTCCAATGGCGTACCGGAGGCCATCCTAGCAGAAACAGAGAAGAGACGGCGAGGGAGGAGATTTGGAAGGCTGCGAGGAAGCatttagaagaaaaaaagacaagaagcGATCAAAGGAAAAAgcgaagaggagagaaaCGTCCGCAAATGAAGCCAATCGGATGTTTTTGATTTCGGAACTTCACTCTGATGACATCAACCGATCTTCTGCTCGACACCTCAATTGCTTCTCTTTTTGAATGTGGTATATGCTGTGAGATGAAaacctaaaaaaaaatttatcTGAAATTCAAAGATGTCTGGCAGTTTCCTCTCGCTGCTTTCGCGTTCCAATGCGCGCAATTGCCTCACTCCGCGGCGAACGTCTCTCGGCGCGAGACTCTTGTCGACTCTCCCCAACACACATATCTTCCGCGCACTCCAGAACCATGCCCCTGATAGTTTGGCTGTTGTGCATAGCGCCTCGTCCCGATCATTCACATACGGTAGTCTAATTGCCGATGTCGTCCGCGCCAAGGACGACCTGGAACAGAAAGCTACGACAGCGCAGGGCCAATTGGCTGGCGAGCGGATTGCCTTCCTCGCGGAGAACAGCTATGACTACGTAGGTACTGTTGTCTTGAACCCAAGGATAAGTCTGGAATACTAATAGATACATAGTGACTCTGCTGGCGATCTTTGCTAGTGATGCCATTGCGCTCCCACTCTCGCCGTCTTTCCCGACTGCAGAGCTGAAATACATACTGGATAACTCACAGGCTAAGATGCTGCTGACAACCGAGAGGTATGCCGATAAAGGGATGGAAATCGTGCGAGAAGGATTAGAGCATGGGCCTCTATTTGCTATCCGCAATCAGCTCACAGAGGGCGGCGCATCGAGCCGCGAGGGCGTAACCCTGTATGATCTGAAGCAGCCTTCTTCCGGTGGGATGATGTTATATACATCTGGAACCACAAATCGACCGGTGGGCTCATCTGGTTCCCTGCACATCAGGAGCTACTGCTAACTCGAAATAGAAAGGTGTTCTCATCCCTCAATCGGCACTGGCCGCGCAAGCGTCTTCTCTACTAGAAGCATGGAAGTACACACCAAACGACCGACTGCTTCATTTACTCCCCCTCCATCACATCCACGGCGTGGTAAACGCAATCGTGGCACCAATCGTAGCAGGCTCCTCAATCGAGTTCATGTACCCCTTCAACCCGGATAAAGTCTGGAAACGACTCGCAGCACCCTTCCTCCCATCCAACACTTCAGAATCCGCCATCACATTCCTCACTGCCGTCCCAACAATCTACAACCGTCTCATGGCTACCTTCCCCAAACTAACCCCAGAGCTCCAAGCAGCCGCCAAAGAAGGACTATCTCCACGAAACCTCCGCCTGAATATCTCCGGCTCCGCCGCCCTCCCAACGCCCACAAAAACCGCCTGGACAAACCTCAGCAATGGC
Above is a genomic segment from Penicillium digitatum chromosome 3, complete sequence containing:
- a CDS encoding MFS peptide transporter Ptr2, putative is translated as MASTDREIDTTAAPSYDSEEVTQHVVLNEKAMDADLEKENQITPDGGEPTILEKTSLRHVAENLPLSAWLVAVVELCERFTYYGMSGLFQNYVQRPRDGSEGRGALGMDHQGATGLTTFFQFWCYVTPILGAIVADQYLGKYKTIVLFCMVYMVGLLILVCTSIPSALDHGAGLGGFVVAILIIGLGTGGIKSNVAPLIADQYKRKKMAITTTKKGERVVIDPALTIQRIYMIFYGCINLGSLSLLATPYMELYIDFWPAYLLCLCMFMVGTVVIVLGRKYYVVRPPQGSIITNAFRALWIMIKNRNTDAPKPSWQNEHNGVSAVDWDDHFIDELKRALVACRVFAFYPIYWVVYGQFSGNFVTQAGQMEGHGIPNDLMQNFDPISIIVFIPILESCIYPLMRRMKIPFPPITRISLGFIVASLAMMYAAIVQHLIYSAGPCYGHPLCAASEVDGSAQGNRVHIAIQTPAYVFIGLSEIFASVSGLEYAYTKAPPSMKSFVQSMFLLTNAFGSALAEALTPAAFDPAIMWMFAGLACASFLCGFIFYALFRHLNAKEDDMNALDVEDNEPEAPLGTEPRQSKPE
- a CDS encoding tyrocidine synthetase 1, encoding MEGTLLIKIRAHGRKDTDAHLERLLAVYGESIQVITTLDESGSFDINQPLSSLQLLSENQWQALKHFSQGSSFPVDHECTSWQLLRRIVATVPRKIALEYHDRQSTQSLTYEQLKSHAEMTAARPATAVVQRTTQICLYLDESISLVASIFSAHRMDCSYVPLDLESPRNRLERLFAEIQPSAIITSMELCGQLRNGLFTSADHFGELTIPTASPPLPPSTAGLDDLATISIH
- a CDS encoding Aminoglycoside phosphotransferase, whose translation is MAGVRQNTSIPIPAIIRYDETDKNIIGHEFSLLEKAPGKSIDQIYHTLSVEVRTKMVHQMTDYLIELHAHPWDGYVGGLTPTNGEVTPGPPIDENFGQLPDLEKYWAGSESLESLNPIPSQGFAGFVAFTVGCLDHYIYLCILLAWFHLLRPLPSPECKGRRHERP
- a CDS encoding AMP-binding enzyme, putative; this encodes MSGSFLSLLSRSNARNCLTPRRTSLGARLLSTLPNTHIFRALQNHAPDSLAVVHSASSRSFTYGSLIADVVRAKDDLEQKATTAQGQLAGERIAFLAENSYDYVVTLLAIFASDAIALPLSPSFPTAELKYILDNSQAKMLLTTERYADKGMEIVREGLEHGPLFAIRNQLTEGGASSREGVTLYDLKQPSSGGMMLYTSGTTNRPKGVLIPQSALAAQASSLLEAWKYTPNDRLLHLLPLHHIHGVVNAIVAPIVAGSSIEFMYPFNPDKVWKRLAAPFLPSNTSESAITFLTAVPTIYNRLMATFPKLTPELQAAAKEGLSPRNLRLNISGSAALPTPTKTAWTNLSNGNVLLERFGMTEVGMAISCGLDGADRVDGSVGWPLPGVEARLADLETGAIIPVEEKTSNGREREGEIQLRGETIFGHYWGNEKATRESFVPSDDGGRAWFCTGDVATRRIVDGAGRGTSGAWAQGPMYFIQGRKSVDIIKTGAEKVSALEVERELLSLPQVTEAAVVGLPSEQWGQKIAAVVVLSPDAAASGRNGRSWSPMDMRRALKGSLASFKIPQEMKVLDAIPRNAMGKVNKKALVKEVFGV
- a CDS encoding t-SNARE, whose protein sequence is MSSLGDSNAGGYGQYNPYGSQQQNNPYQDEEQQQGYGYGAGYNQAGAAEQGNGGYEMSNVNQASSGGPTAILNKCKELNEGINELTKKRETQLIAAQKALLDSSTGKEDQSSRQALDYIEDEINTALRYLRDQFKRIKETPGSGDSRVQGQVENVSRNLRREIEQYQRTQSDFQKRLEEQVRRRFEIANPDATPEELEQGVQNVLMGQEQSFVVPGTRTRQANDARQATLQRSAAIRKIEQDLIELSHLYNEVAELVQQQEPAVQQIQQGAEETHRNVEQANTKLDSAIESAKNARRWKWYALLVILIIIGIVVGVAVGVTSSNKNKN
- a CDS encoding BolA protein, producing the protein MLPRSLPNLLPRRLFSVSARMASGTPLEDVMRDKIVHAFTPSKLEIRNDSHLHAHHAAMEGSVSKETHFHVTIVSDSFESKMQPARHRMVYALFKEEMAREGGLHALQLKTKTPAEDQREKEMKKKA